In one window of Helianthus annuus cultivar XRQ/B chromosome 17, HanXRQr2.0-SUNRISE, whole genome shotgun sequence DNA:
- the LOC110922950 gene encoding FBD-associated F-box protein At4g10400 — translation MSSISENVDDRLSMLPEDILARILSLMPTKYAVQTSILSKRWRYTWTFVTNLDFDYTRRHTFNENILITFEDGNEKNFTKFVDRVLKFCKTSQLKSFRLYISNKMVRGSSLSNWIDNALKLNVRELDICVIQSELPSSVFTCKTLTDLRLELCACDFGGWELPSTIYLPCLKTLDIVGCNNPQVIHGCCPVLESLSLEVSCNDEEDFILNIPTLKRLNLRCSSGPGNDISKIILHVPKLEYLFVDGELCSLFEMEDMPSLVVASIACWQSIYDFPWADILNKLRGVQNLSIENFPFTSPLPIFPNMKQLELTGIWQSGQITQFLESCPELKILC, via the exons ATGAGTTCCATAAGTGAGAATGTAGACGACAGGCTTAGTATGTTGCCTGAAGATATTCTTGCACGCATACTCTCTTTAATGCCTACGAAATATGCTGTGCAAACTAGCATTTTATCCAAAAGATGGAGGTACACTTGGACGTTTGTCACAAACTTGGACTTTGATTATACTAGACGTCACACCTTTAATGAAAACATACTTATCACATTCGAAGATGGGAATGAAAAAAACTTTACAAAATTTGTGGATAGGGTATTGAAGTTTTGCAAAACATCTCAGCTTAAATCGTTTCGTTTATACATTTCTAATAAAATGGTTCGAGGGTCAAGTTTATCAAATTGGATTGATAACGCTCTCAAGTTAAACGTGCGTGAACttgacatatgtgttattcaaTCTGAGTTGCCTTCAAGCGTGTTCACCTGCAAGACCCTGACAGACCTACGATTAGAACTTTGTGCCTGTGATTTTGGTGGTTGGGAGTTACCGTCTACGATCTATCTTCCTTGTCTGAAAACTCTTGACATTGTCGGGTGTAACAATCCTCAAGTCATTCATGGCTGCTGCCCAGTGCTTGAAAGTTTATCTTTGGAAGTATCATGCAATGATGAAGAAGATTTCATATTGAACATCCCTACTTTGAAACGGCTGAATCTAAGATGTAGTTCAGGCCCCGGCAATGATATCAGCAAAATTATTTTACACGTCCCTAAACTTGAATACTTGTTTGTTGATGGAGAATTGTGCTCGCTTTTTGAAATGGAAGATATGCCGTCTTTGGTTGTGGCATCGATTGCATGTTGGCAAAGTATATATGATTTCCCGTGGGCTGATATACTAAACAAACTAAGAGGGGTTCAAAATCTTTCAATAGAAAAT TTCCCATTCACTTCACCTCTGCCCATCTTTCCGAATATGAAGCAATTGGAGTTGACTGGTATATGGCAATCTGGACAAATCACCCAGTTTCTTGAGAGTTGTCCCGAGTTGAAGATTTTGTGTTGA
- the LOC110922949 gene encoding F-box/LRR-repeat protein At3g59200 isoform X2, whose translation MSSKKVDRLTRLPEEIRSHILSLMPTKFAVQTSILSKRWRYSWMFVTSLDFEFIPAIHGINSFLESVDLVMELCKTSQLQSFRLDFPGWRLPNSRVSNWIDKAVRLNVRELDIEVIEQVELPLILFTCKTLTKLRLKTAFRECPCRVNLPCLKTLAIFVYKNPFLNAFKLIAGCPVLESLYLKVSFYDGVEDYIFRIPTLKRLKLTFLCSPVVNKVVLDVPNLEYLFVGGTPCSIFVMKNVSSLVEASISLYDFTYDHLQKLTFEHLWAELLKGVSGVKSLSIKRMSSTLHLPTFLNMKHLELKSFWPSRRILQFLENSPELKHLYIDKGMRRL comes from the exons ATGAGTTCCAAGAAAGTAGACAGGCTTACTAGGTTGCCTGAAGAGATTCGTTCACACATACTCTCTCTAATGCCTACCAAATTTGCTGTTCAAACTAGCATTTTATCGAAGAGATGGAGGTATAGCTGGATGTTTGTCACAAGCCTTGACTTTGAATTTATACCCGCCATCCATGGTATAAATAGCTTCCTAGAATCTGTGGATCTTGTAATGGAGTTATGCAAAACATCTCAGCTTCAATCATTTCGGTTAGACTTTCCTGGTTGGCGTCTTCCAAACTCAAGAGTATCAAATTGGATTGACAAGGCAGTGAGGTTAAACGTTCGTGAGCTTGACATAGAGGTTATCGAGCAGGTTGAGTTGCCGTTAATCCTTTTTACTTGCAAGACACTCACAAAATTAAGATTAAAAACCGCCTTTCGGGAGTGTCCATGTCGGGTCAATCTTCCATGTCTAAAAACCCTTGCCATCTTTGTTTATAAAAATCCTTTTCTCAATGCCTTTAAACTCATTGCTGGTTGCCCGGTGCTTGAAAGTTTATATTTGAAAGTATCATTTTACGATGGTGTCGAAGATTACATATTTCGTATTCCTACTCTAAAACGACTGAAGCTCACATTTCTATGTTCACCAGTTGTCAACAAAGTTGTTTTAGACGTCCCTAATCTTGAATATCTATTCGTTGGTGGAACACCATGCTCAATATTTGTAATGAAAAATGTATCGTCTCTTGTTGAGGCATCTATTTCGTTATATGACTTTACATATGACCATCTACAAAAATTAACATTTGAGCATCTGTGGGCTGAGCTTCTAAAGGGAGTAAGTGGAGTTAAATCACTTTCAATTAAAAGA ATGTCATCTACTTTACATCTGCCTACATTTCTGAATATGAAGCACTTGGAGTTGAAAAGTTTTTGGCCTTCTCGACGAATCctgcaatttctggaaaattcTCCTGAGCTAAAACATCTTTATATTGACAAG GGAATGCGGAGGCTTTAA
- the LOC110922949 gene encoding FBD-associated F-box protein At4g10400 isoform X1, with the protein MSSKKVDRLTRLPEEIRSHILSLMPTKFAVQTSILSKRWRYSWMFVTSLDFEFIPAIHGINSFLESVDLVMELCKTSQLQSFRLDFPGWRLPNSRVSNWIDKAVRLNVRELDIEVIEQVELPLILFTCKTLTKLRLKTAFRECPCRVNLPCLKTLAIFVYKNPFLNAFKLIAGCPVLESLYLKVSFYDGVEDYIFRIPTLKRLKLTFLCSPVVNKVVLDVPNLEYLFVGGTPCSIFVMKNVSSLVEASISLYDFTYDHLQKLTFEHLWAELLKGVSGVKSLSIKRMSSTLHLPTFLNMKHLELKSFWPSRRILQFLENSPELKHLYIDKLEGSCWIEPKLVPACMPTNLTTIKFSVYKWSKCDIPFLKYTLGNAEALKTVTITWADSRVEEESELCAELLKLSRASRYCEIHFLK; encoded by the exons ATGAGTTCCAAGAAAGTAGACAGGCTTACTAGGTTGCCTGAAGAGATTCGTTCACACATACTCTCTCTAATGCCTACCAAATTTGCTGTTCAAACTAGCATTTTATCGAAGAGATGGAGGTATAGCTGGATGTTTGTCACAAGCCTTGACTTTGAATTTATACCCGCCATCCATGGTATAAATAGCTTCCTAGAATCTGTGGATCTTGTAATGGAGTTATGCAAAACATCTCAGCTTCAATCATTTCGGTTAGACTTTCCTGGTTGGCGTCTTCCAAACTCAAGAGTATCAAATTGGATTGACAAGGCAGTGAGGTTAAACGTTCGTGAGCTTGACATAGAGGTTATCGAGCAGGTTGAGTTGCCGTTAATCCTTTTTACTTGCAAGACACTCACAAAATTAAGATTAAAAACCGCCTTTCGGGAGTGTCCATGTCGGGTCAATCTTCCATGTCTAAAAACCCTTGCCATCTTTGTTTATAAAAATCCTTTTCTCAATGCCTTTAAACTCATTGCTGGTTGCCCGGTGCTTGAAAGTTTATATTTGAAAGTATCATTTTACGATGGTGTCGAAGATTACATATTTCGTATTCCTACTCTAAAACGACTGAAGCTCACATTTCTATGTTCACCAGTTGTCAACAAAGTTGTTTTAGACGTCCCTAATCTTGAATATCTATTCGTTGGTGGAACACCATGCTCAATATTTGTAATGAAAAATGTATCGTCTCTTGTTGAGGCATCTATTTCGTTATATGACTTTACATATGACCATCTACAAAAATTAACATTTGAGCATCTGTGGGCTGAGCTTCTAAAGGGAGTAAGTGGAGTTAAATCACTTTCAATTAAAAGA ATGTCATCTACTTTACATCTGCCTACATTTCTGAATATGAAGCACTTGGAGTTGAAAAGTTTTTGGCCTTCTCGACGAATCctgcaatttctggaaaattcTCCTGAGCTAAAACATCTTTATATTGACAAG CTTGAAGGTTCTTGTTGGATTGAACCAAAGTTGGTTCCCGCTTGTATGCCAACAAACcttacaaccatcaagttttcaGTTTACAAGTGGTCGAAATGTGATATACCGTTTCTGAAATACACGCTAGGGAATGCGGAGGCTTTAAAGACAGTAACAATCACTTGGGCAGACTCAAGAGTAGAAGAAGAATCCGAATTGTGTGCAGAGTTGCTTAAGCTTTCAAGGGCTTCCAGATACTGTGAGATCCATTTTCTGAAATGA